CGGGCGTTCCCGGAACCGCGCGAACACCGAGGCGCCCTCCATGGCCAGTGCCCGGGTCACGGTGTCCTGCCGCCGGTCGACGACCAGCAGGACCACCGCGCCACGGAGCTTGCCCTTGGCGCGGCCGGACACGAGCAGCACGCCGCCGCGGTTCTCCTCAGCCGCGACCTGGTTGACCACCCGCGCGTACCGCGCGTGCTGCCGGTAGCTGAAGAACCCGGCCACCGCGAACCCCGCCACCAGGATCGCGGCGGCCTGCCAGGTCACGTCCGGCCCCCGCTCAGCGACAGCTTCGCCCCGGCCGCCGGCAGCGACACCGTGCCCGTCCCGTGCACCGCACCCGGCAGCAGGGCCGTGCTCTCGTCCGGGTTGAGGTAGACCACGAGGTGGCCGAGCGTGTGCAGGTTCTCGTGCGCACGCTCGCCGACCGCGGTCAGTTCGACCTCGGCGTCACCGAGCCGGAAGATGTCCCCGACCCGCACCTCCCGCTCCGGCTTCGTGGCCGGGGAGTGCACCACGCTGACGCTTTCCAGCGCGTCCGGGATCGGATCGGCGTAGAGGATCACCACCCCGCCGTCCACCATGTCCTGCGCCTCCTCACCGGCTCGCAGGATCGTGCTCTCGTAGTACACCGTCATCGTCGACACCTCACAGTCCGAAGCTCGCGCCCCAGGCGATGATGACCGCCAGCGGCGCCGTGATCAACCGGCTGATCAGCACCGCGGGGGTGCCGACCGCGACGGTCTCCGGTTTCGCCTCACCCAGCGCCAGGCCCACCGGGATGAAGTCGCAGCCCACCTGCCCGTTGATCGCGAACAGTGTCGGCAGCGCGTACTGCACCGGCAGTGCCCCGATCGCGATCTGGCTGCCCATCAGCGTGCCGACCACCTGCGCGATCGCCGCGCCCGGCCCGAGGATCGGGGACAGGAACGGCAGCGACACCACCAGCGAGATCACCACCAGCCCGAGCGGGTTGCTCGCGATCGGGGACAGCACGTTGGCGATGCCGCGGGCGATGCCGGTGTAGTTCACGATGCCCAGCAGCAGGCTGACGTAGGCCATGAACGGCAGGATCGTGGTGAGCGTCAGCTCGACCGTCTGCCGCCCCGAGGCGAGCATGGTGTTCACGAACGCGCCGACCGCCGACCCGAACTTGACGAACACGCCGGAGACCGAGTCGAACGCCCGCCCGAAACCGGTCGAGGAGCCCCCGGTCACGGTGGCCGCCACCGCCCGCGCCGACGGGCGCTCCGCCCGCGGCGGCACCGTCGGCGGTGCCTGCCCGGCCGCGGGAGCTTCCGTTTCGTCGCCGGCCGCGGTCACTTCCTTGGCCCCGACGGCGGAGACGAACAGCTCCTCGGTGATGAACTTCGCCAGCGGCCCGCCCGGCGCACCGGGGTAGACGTCCACGGTCGGGATCCCCTTGCGCGGGTAGACGCCGATCCGGGCGGTGCCGCCGCAGTTGATGACCGCGGCGACCACCTCGTCGTCGGGCACCGTGGTGTGGAACCCGTCGATCGCCTCCGCCCCGGTCAGCTCGGCGATCCGCGCCGCCACCGGGTGGATGCCGCCGCCGGTCACCGACAGCACCTTGTCGCGCTTGCCGTCGGACCGCAGCAGCAGTCCCTTGCCCCAGCCGCCCTCCCCGGGGCGGACGAACACCGCGCGGGAGGTGTGTGTCTCCGTCATTTCGCCTCCGCCCTGGCCGCCTCGAACTGCCGGTCGAAGTCCGCGAAGACCTCGGTCCGCCCGGTCCGCCTGATCATGAACGCCGTGATCCGCTCGGTGACCACGCCGCGGATGAAGATCACCACGATGCCGACCAGGAAGTACCGCAGTGCCAGCGGCACCGTCGACTGGCCGAGCTGGGACACGCCGTTGGCCACGCCGAGCCAGACGAACAGCTCACCGGCGTTGGCGTACGGGAAGAACGTGGTCACCGGGTGCACGAACGACACCGCGGAGTCGTAGAACGCCGGCTTGTGCCGTTCCGGCAGGAACCTGCCGAACGAGTAGGCCATCGGGTTGGTCAGCATGAGCACGGCCAGGATCGGCATGATCGTGTAGCGGGTGATCCACCACCGCGCCGACCACTGGACCGCCCTGGTGACCCGCTGCTCGCCGATGAACGTCGTGATCGCGTACATCGCGGTCAGCAGCACGACCAGGGTGGGCAGGATGCCGGTCACCAGGCTGACGAACTGTTTGCCGGAC
The sequence above is a segment of the Amycolatopsis viridis genome. Coding sequences within it:
- a CDS encoding transcriptional regulator GutM; this translates as MTWQAAAILVAGFAVAGFFSYRQHARYARVVNQVAAEENRGGVLLVSGRAKGKLRGAVVLLVVDRRQDTVTRALAMEGASVFARFRERPELTGPLGTLAGRAPSKAVGKAVADALTMVSRLTAGQRSAA
- a CDS encoding PTS glucitol/sorbitol transporter subunit IIA encodes the protein MTVYYESTILRAGEEAQDMVDGGVVILYADPIPDALESVSVVHSPATKPEREVRVGDIFRLGDAEVELTAVGERAHENLHTLGHLVVYLNPDESTALLPGAVHGTGTVSLPAAGAKLSLSGGRT
- the srlE gene encoding PTS glucitol/sorbitol transporter subunit IIB codes for the protein MTETHTSRAVFVRPGEGGWGKGLLLRSDGKRDKVLSVTGGGIHPVAARIAELTGAEAIDGFHTTVPDDEVVAAVINCGGTARIGVYPRKGIPTVDVYPGAPGGPLAKFITEELFVSAVGAKEVTAAGDETEAPAAGQAPPTVPPRAERPSARAVAATVTGGSSTGFGRAFDSVSGVFVKFGSAVGAFVNTMLASGRQTVELTLTTILPFMAYVSLLLGIVNYTGIARGIANVLSPIASNPLGLVVISLVVSLPFLSPILGPGAAIAQVVGTLMGSQIAIGALPVQYALPTLFAINGQVGCDFIPVGLALGEAKPETVAVGTPAVLISRLITAPLAVIIAWGASFGL
- the srlA gene encoding PTS glucitol/sorbitol transporter subunit IIC, coding for MEELAVMAQQADTGSSSGPLGVLEWLGSHFIGLFTASGKQFVSLVTGILPTLVVLLTAMYAITTFIGEQRVTRAVQWSARWWITRYTIMPILAVLMLTNPMAYSFGRFLPERHKPAFYDSAVSFVHPVTTFFPYANAGELFVWLGVANGVSQLGQSTVPLALRYFLVGIVVIFIRGVVTERITAFMIRRTGRTEVFADFDRQFEAARAEAK